The Bemisia tabaci chromosome 5, PGI_BMITA_v3 genome includes a window with the following:
- the Lim3 gene encoding LIM/homeobox protein Lhx4 isoform X3 — MITFPDDPYCNVPHSSPQSQIWVPPNIQAYPAELLASIPKCGGCQELILDRFILKVLERTWHARCLKCSECGGQLSDKCFARNGMVFCKEDFFKRYGTKCAGCEMGIPPTQVVRRAQDFVYHLQCFACVMCGRQLNTGDEFYLMEDRKLVCKPDYETAKAKDGNCLEGDQPNKRPRTTITAKQLETLKMAYNNSPKPARHVREQLSQDTGLDMRVVQVWFQNRRAKEKRLKKDAGRSRWSQYFRSMKGGVSPRHDKDDMKVDLDSNFSHSHDLESNDSYGTLGLEGEGTSPHSRFLHGGSSSPAYLSSPTHPLPYSGVSHHAGSELSDGSSTHGYPDFPPSPDSWLGEPPTHRY; from the exons ATGATTACATTTCCAGATGACCCCTACTGCAATGTGCCGCATTCCAGCCCGCAATCTCAAATTTGGGTACCACCCAACATCCAAGCGTATCCGGCAGAATTATTAG CTAGCATACCAAAGTGCGGAGGGTGCCAGGAGCTGATTTTAGATAGATTCATTTTAAAGGTGCTAGAACGAACGTGGCACGCGCGTTGCCTCAAGTGCAGCGAGTGCGGAGGTCAACTATCAGACAAGTGTTTTGCTAGAAACGGTATGGTTTTCTGCAAGGAGGATTTTTTCAA GAGGTACGGGACCAAGTGTGCTGGTTGTGAGATGGGCATCCCGCCGACGCAAGTCGTGAGGAGAGCTCAGGATTTCGTCTACCACCTCCAATGTTTCGCCTGTGTCATGTGTGGACGACAGCTCAACACAGGAGACGAGTTCTACCTCATGGAGGACAGAAAATTAGTTTGTAAACCCGATTATGAAACAGCAAAAGCTAAAG ATGGAAACTGCCTGGAAGGAGATCAACCAAATAAAAGGCCTAGAACAACAATAACCGCAAAACAATTAGAAACCTTAAAAATGGCGTATAATAATAGCCCTAAACCAGCTAGGCATGTCAGGGAACAACTTAGTCAAGACACAGGCTTAGATATGAGGGTAGTTCAAGTATGGTTTCAAAATAG GAGAGCGAAAGAAAAACGACTGAAGAAAGATGCGGGAAGAAGTAGATGGAGCCAGTATTTCAGATCTATGAAAGGTGGAGTGTCTCCTCGACATGATAAAGATGATATGAAAGTTGATTTAGATTCTAATTTTAGTCATTCGCATG ATCTAGAAAGCAACGATAGTTATGGTACTCTGGGACTCGAAGGTGAGGGAACGTCGCCACACAGCCGATTTTTACACGGTGGCAGTTCCTCTCCGGCCTACCTCTCCTCACCGACCCATCCTCTACCATATAGTG GAGTCTCTCATCATGCAGGGTCAGAACTCAGCGATGGAAGCAGCACACACGGTTACCCTGACTTTCCTCCGAGCCCAGATTCTTGGCTTGGCGAACCTCCTACGCATCGTTACTGA